A part of Aspergillus flavus chromosome 1, complete sequence genomic DNA contains:
- a CDS encoding major facilitator superfamily domain-containing protein, with protein MDEGKITDHEVMGEKADITHEEVVQVTQLTPEEQAIEKKLRRRIDCLIMPLVILVYLMNYIDRNNYAAAKLQGLMDDLHIDDQQYQTGLSILFVGYILMQVPSNLLLNYMGKPSLYLGFFTTAWGLVSTLTSQVKSYGGIVACRFILGLVEAPFFAGVLFYLSKWYTKKELALRMSIFYSGSLLSGAFGNLIAAGILNGLQGHRGISAWQWLYIIEGAITMAVGLTVAVLLPDFPDTWKLLSPEMKHVANRRLAIEAAEADVDEAGKMSQVKGLKLAFSDIKTYALALAYMAITGASGFQNFFPTLTKTLGYTETISLLLVAPPYIFMVAYSLAHSYLSDRFGRRFWFFVYPIPITIVGFVVFMTTDGFGPRYFSFFLMIFVFAQNGTVYSWIANSIPRPPAKRAAAYAFINSVGNSASIWTPYTYRDTDYPYYRPAMGTCIGLQVLGLAMAVLMYFHLRSLNKRLDRLEDEEVTLTPKELERLQKTAEIEGIDIAAARRLQKGFRYMI; from the exons ATGGACGAGGGCAAGATCACCGATCATGAAGTGATGGGCGAGAAGGCAGATATCACCCACGAGGAGGTGGTCCAAGTGACCCAGTTGACGCCCGAGGAGCAAGCCATCGAGAAGAAACTGCGGCGGCGCATTGATTGTTTAATCATGCCGTTGGTCATTCTCGTGTATTTGATGAATTATATTGATCG GAATAATTACGCCGCCGCCAAATTGCAAGGTCTAATGGACGACTTGCACATCGATGATCAACAATACCAAACCGGCCTGTCCATTCTCTTCGTCGGTTATATTCTAATGCAGGTTCCGTCGAATCTGCTTCTAAACTACATGGGCAAACCGTCGCTCTATCTCGGCTTTTTCACTACCGCCTGGGGCCTGGTATCGACGTTGACCAGCCAAGTAAAAAGCTATGGGGGTATCGTCGCCTGTCGGTTTATCCTGGGTCTAGTGGAGGCTCCGTTCTTCGCCGGCGTGCTATTTTACCTCTCCAAGTGGTATACGAAGAAAGAGTTGGCCCTGCGCATGAGTATCTTCTACTCCGGCTCCCTGCTGAGCGGCGCCTTTGGTAACCTCATCGCTGCCGGGATCCTGAATGGTCTCCAGGGCCATCGGGGCATTTCCGCTTGGCAATGGCTGTACATTATTGAGGGCGCCATCACCATGGCCGTCGGCTTGACCGTGGCGGTGCTGCTCCCCGACTTCCCCGACACCTGGAAGCTGTTGTCGCCGGAGATGAAGCACGTCGCCAACCGTCGTCTCGCCATCGAAGCGGCCGAGGCCGACGTCGACGAAGCCGGCAAGATGAGCCAGGTCAAGGGCCTGAAGCTGGCCTTCTCGGACATCAAGACCTACGCGCTCGCCCTTGCGTACATGGCCATCACCGGCGCCAGCGGCTTCCAGAACTTCTTCCCCACGCTGACCAAGACGCTGGGCTACACCGAGACCAtctcgctgctgctggtggcGCCGCCCTACATCTTCATGGTGGCGTACAGTCTGGCCCATTCCTACCTGTCGGACCGCTTCGGCAGGCGGTTCTGGTTCTTCGTCTaccccatccccatcacaATCGTCGGGTTTGTCGTCTTCATGACCACCGACGGCTTCGGCCCGCGttacttctccttcttcctcatgatcttcgtcttcgcgCAGAACGGCACCGTCTACTCCTGGATCGCCAACTCCATCCCGCGCCCGCCGGCCAAACGCGCCGCCGCCTACGCCTTCATCAACTCGGTCGGCAACTCGGCCAGTATCTGGACCCCGTATACCTACCGCGACACGGATTATCCGTATTACCGCCCGGCGATGGGGACATGTATCGGTCTCCAGGTCCTGGGGCTGGCCATGGCGGTCTTGATGTATTTCCACCTGCGGAGCTTGAACAAACGGCTGGACCGGttggaggacgaggaggtgACGTTGACGCCGAAGGAACTCGAACGGTTACAGAAGACGGCGGAGATCGAGGGCATCGATATTGCAGCGGCGCGACGCTTGCAAAAGGGGTTCCGATATATGATCTGA
- a CDS encoding dehydrogenase with different specificitie: MPRTWFITGCSSGFGRHLAITAAQNGDKVVATSRDPSKLDDLRSLGVIPTKLDIHNETEIQAVIDHVESTIGPIDILVNNIGYILEGAIRILRAVLPSMRARKSGVVANFGSIGGWNGTPAAGFYCASKAAVAIYTESLAAELLPFNIDVTCVEPGYFRTDFLEGGHKIVASKRIPELDVSTRQTRDGLAAYSLRQPGDPVKGARVLFEALTRTGRCEGRRLPVRLALGKDSLTAIGRSLKREQEMLEGWREIIASTDCDDVRG, from the exons ATGCCTCGCACCTGGTTCATCACCGGCTGCTCCTCCGGCTTCGGTCGTCATTTAGCCATCACCGCTGCACAAAACGGCGACAAGGTCGTTGCCACCTCTCGCGATCCATCCAAGCTAGACGACCTTAGATCACTTGGCGTTATCCCGACCAAGCTGGACATTCACAACGAGACAGAAATCCAAGCCGTGATTGACCACGTCGAGTCCACCATCGGACCGATTGACATCCTCGTCAACAACATCGGGTACATCCTCGAAGGTGCC ATCCGGATCCTCCGCGCAGTCCTGCCATCCATGCGCGCTCGGAAATCCGGTGTGGTGGCCAATTTCGGGTCTATCGGTGGTTGGAACGGAACGCCTGCTGCTGGATTTTACTGTGCTAGTAAAGCGGCGGTTGCGATTTATACGGAGTCACTGGCGGCGGAATTGCTTCCTTTTAATATTGACGTTACGTGCGTTGAGCCGGGGTATTTCCGGACGGATTTCCTCGAGGGGGGTCATAAGATTGTTGCCAGCAAGAGGATTCCCGAGCTGGATGTTAGTACGCGGCAGACGCGCGATGGACTTGCGGCGTATAGTTTGAGGCAGCCGGGGGATCCGGTGAAGGGGGCGCGGGTTCTTTTTGAGGCGTTGACGAGGACGGGGCGTTGTGAGGGTCGACGGTTGCCGGTGAGGTTGGCGTTGGGGAAGGACTCTTTGACTGCTATTGGGCGCAGTTTGAAGAGGGAGCAGGAGATGTTGGAGGGTTGGAGGGAGATTATTGCGTCGACGGATTGCGATGATGTGAGGGGATAG